The Primulina huaijiensis isolate GDHJ02 chromosome 12, ASM1229523v2, whole genome shotgun sequence genome has a window encoding:
- the LOC140989364 gene encoding protein PLASTID REDOX INSENSITIVE 2, chloroplastic-like: MGLIPKKIKPLSQKLHKNRSLKLRLKDMASSISAATSILYNSPASKLLSSNILSSFLSTPKTPLLHLHSSSACVKMSDNFICRAEKEYKLPDPIPEFADSETEKFRTHLAKKLSKKDMFGDSVDEVVGICTQIFSDFLHTEYGGPGTLLVIPFIDMADTLNERGLPGGPQAARAAVKWAQDHVDKDWKEWTT, encoded by the exons ATGGgcttaatcccaaagaaaattAAGCCCCTTTCTCAAAAGCTTCACAAAAATAGATCACTGAAACTGCGACTCAAAGACATGGCTTCCTCCATATCTGCTGCAACATCAATCCTCTACAATTCTCCTGCTTCGAAATTATTGTCTTCAAATATTCTTTCCTCTTTTCTAAGTACACCCAAAACTCCTCTCCTTCATCTTCATTCTTCTTCAGCTTGTGTCAAAATGAGTGACAACTTCATTTGCCGGGCCGAGAAGGAGTACAAGCTCCCAGACCCCATCCCAGAATTTGCTGATTCT GAGACTGAGAAGTTCAGGACTCATTTGGCTAAGAAGCTGTCCAAGAAAGATATGTTTGGGGATTCAGTGGACGAAGTTGTCGGAATCTGTACTCAg ATCTTCAGTGATTTCTTGCACACGGAATACGGTGGTCCAGGAACTCTACTGGTGATTCCATTTATCGACATGGCCGACACTCTAAATGAGAGAGGTTTACCTGGAGGACCTCAGGCCGCTCGAGCAGCTGTAAAATGGGCTCAAGATCACGTCGACAAGGATTGGAAAGAGTGGACTACATGA